DNA from Eubalaena glacialis isolate mEubGla1 chromosome 2, mEubGla1.1.hap2.+ XY, whole genome shotgun sequence:
AGGAGCTTGGAGTGAACTTGAGACCCAGGCCGCAGACCATTTCCAGCAGACCTTTCCGAGCATGTCTTTGTTTTCCCCGGGCAGATCTGCTTGGCCAGACAGTTTGCTCTGGCTAAAGGGGCCAGCCTGGGGAGGGCTCTGCTTCCTgcgggagggagggacgaaggggGCAGGAGGAGTTTAAATGCGGAAGAATCTGTGAGCCTTCCCAGCACTGCTCTGGGCAAGGATGGAGTGATGCCCGGCGCCACGCCTGCCTTGGCCTCGGGGATCCAGGCTGCCTGGGATTGCGTCCCCAGGTTCCAGAGACAACCTTGCCCCTAGCACACCATGCCTTGCACACCTGCTGCCCGTTGCAGTTTCTTAATTAAGTCCATCCTTCTGGGACCTTCTGAGAGTGTTCATTTCTGTTCCTCTCCTTCAGGGCTCTTGCACCAAACCCACGTCAGAGGCAGGAAGGGATTAAATGGTCAAAGGTGCTGAAAAGCCTGGAAAGGTGGGGAAGGTAGCTAAGAGGGAGCTGTTGAAACAGGTGGTAGAGTCTTTGGTCCCACTGATTCAGGAGGTGATGATTTCCCAGGGACAACGGGTACCTCCCTGGGATTAGGGGTCCTTAGACTCCTGATTGGTGCCGGGGGTTCCCACTGACCACTGGCCAGAACACCAAGCTTCTTCAGCCCATGTGGGAGCCAGATAAAGAGCTCTTGAATTATTTTATGAGTCTAAGTAAGGCCAATCAGACCAAAGAGATGTGATTCCTGGGCCATATTCAAGAGATGAGCACATGGAAAAGGACCGTGAACCAAGCAGGGTCCCCACCCTGAGTGTCTGGTGGGAGACAGGTATGTGAGGCTAAGGGTGGGCCTTTCCTTCAAGGCGCCCTCTCTCCAGATCTCATCGGTCAGCTGGGGAGCGGGTGGGCGCAGGGGCCCTCCTGGTGTAGGAGCTGCCCCAAGCAGGCTTGCTGGAGGAGGGAGTCCATGAAGGTGGTGTGAGCTGGGGGATGAGATGGGGAGGGGCTGACACTAGTTGGGGCCTGTGGTTTGCTTGGTGCTTCCTTCCGTGTTCTCTCTCATTTTTGCCTGTCTTCCCAAGCACCCCTGCAGCAGGACAACCAGCTTcatttggcagatgaggaaacaagccaCAGGTCCCGCGGCCAGCAAGTGGCAGGGCCACCACTTGAAGGGGACTTGTTCCAGCCCACAGGGGCTCCAGCACATCATCTGGTAGCTGTGGGGAGTAAGTATGCCCCTCCCAGGCTTCCCTCCTATTCTTTTAACTTCCTTTTTTCAAAGTTTAGCATCGTTGTCCTTAACAGGATCAGAACTTTGGTCCATGCGTAATTGGGTATTTGCCGTAAAGCCCAATCTTAGTGAAGCCAGCTGTCCTGGGCCACCCAACCCACCAGGCTCCCAAGATTCTGTTGGGTCGTGGCCTTCAGATGTCTTTATCCCCTGAGTGACAGCCAGGAGACCCCTGCCAGTCCTCTTACCAACCACGGCTTTGCAATCGGCTCGTTCAAATGTAACACATTTCCCTTTGAGAGGTTTATTCTGTGAGCGTTGCACTTCTTAAGAGGTTTTTCTTGGAAGTtttgtcatttaaatttaaaaattaagaaaaatctaGCTGTGTGTGCTTTCTAACGTGTCCTAAACTAAGATTTGGATGTCGGGGTCCCGGACCTGCTCCTCCTGTGGTCCTCCCGGGCTCGGTAAATGACACCCCAGCTTCCCCGGGTgctgagcccacacacctggaGGCAACACCTTGTTCCGCTCTCAAGTTCTCTCGCTCCCCAAAGCTCCACCTTCACAGTGAACCCCAAAGCCCGTCACGTGTGCCACCTCTGGCTCCGCCACTGCCCTCCCACTTCTGGCTGGCTTTGTGTCGCAGCCTCTGACGTCTTTTCTTCCCCGCAGTGATCCCACTCTTTGCTGGAATGATTCCTTTAAAACCAGAGTCCAGCCCGTCTCCGCACGCTCAGAGCCTGCTAGCAGTTTCCCATGGCAACCAGAATAACAAGGCCTGTCCTGCTCCGCTGCTCTGCGGCCTCACCCTGCACCCTGATCCATGCACCTGGCTCCGTGCTGCCCACACTCTCTGGGCTGCTGCTGTGCCAGGGCCTCTGCACTCACCGTTCCCTGTGGAGAACGCTCTCCCCAGATCTTTGCACGGCCCGTTCTCCGGATTCACGCAGGTGAACTAGTCTGAGGTCCCCGCTGACCCCACCGGAGAGGAAAGCCTCTCCCCACCATCCCCCAATCCAGGGTGCATCTCTCTTGGGTCCTTTGACCCGTGAACCTTTTCTTCATGTTGCTGTCACATGGGACATTCGCTGATGTAACTGCTTGGTTAGGGACCCGTCTCGCCAACAAGAACACAAGGGAGTGTGTACAGATCTCTGTCGCATCCCCCCAGCACCTGTGATCACGCAAGAGTTATCCAATGAATCAAGGACCACGGGCAGTTGCAAAGGGAGGAGATGGCCATTTCTGGTGGCCTCTCCATGCTGTCAGGGCGCTAGAGCTCCGTGTGCAAGGCAATTTATGAGCGTTAGCTCATTGGATTTCTGTAATGGCCTTGGGAGGTAGGTACTCATAATTCCATTTTACAAAGAAGGAATCCAAGGTTCAAAAAATCCAAGGGAGACCACACAGCGACGGGCAGAGCCAGTTTGGATGCCAAGTCAGCCTGACGTCTGAGACCAagtgcccctccccgcccccccagtcCGTGCAACCTCCTGCTGCACCCTGCGCGCTGGCATTGCTCTGATGAGCCCCCCTCTGGCCTGGCTCAAATGGGTCAAATGGGTTCTCCGtaagcggggggcgggggtggagcgCGGACAGGGGCCCGCAGCTCCTTCTGCTAATGCGTTTACCTCCAGGCTGACTGGCCTCGGCTGAGCTGGCACAGAAGCGTCTCTGCTCCAAACCCAGCCTGCGGAGTGAGATGAAGCTGCTTCTTGGGAATCATTTAGCTCACGACTCTGTGTTCCATATTCATGATGAAATGCAAATTTCCATGTTCACGAGGGCAACTAGTAGCATGGTACTTGGAAAAGAATTCCAGCTGGTTAAGTTTAGGGTCCTGAACAAAGTCCAAACCAAGACTCTTTTCTGGCCAGGGCCGCAGCTTTTTCATCTGATGGTGAATGAGATTTTTTCTCTCTCCCGTGTGCCCTGGCCCTGGCTTCTCAATAATCTGTTCTTCTGCGCTGGCCAAGTGCCAACAGCCCTCGttggttccccccaccccctgcatgaGTATTCATTTCATCCCACTTTCTAGTGAGGCTGAGAGGCCTATCAATTTGGGTGACTGGGTAAGATGCGTGGGGATGTCCCAGCCTTGTTTTATCCCTTCCAGGATGGTTCTTCCTCCCAAAGCCCGGACTCCTGTGTTCTCTCTGGGAGCCTGCTTAAGAACAGGGCTCTAGAAAGTTCTCCCTTCCTATTTTTAGCTTCCTCCTCGGCTTGGGATTGGTGTACATGCTCACTCTCTGGTTTTCTCAGTTCACCTCCCTCCTGAGCTTCCAGGGTCCATGtggccctctcccctctcctttcacCCACCATCTCACTCAACCCCTCTTGCTTTGGGATAATAGTGACACCAACACTGGacactcactgtgtgccaggccctgtccttAGTACTTCACAGGAATTAACTCACGGAATCTTCAAACAACCCTATGGGATGGACACTCACCACTTTATAAAGGAGGGGatgcaggctcagagaggttgactcgcccaaggtcacagagctaggaaaGTGGAGAAGCTGGGACGTGGCCTGGCTTAGCTGGGCTGCTATTCTGCTGCCTGGCATTTAGTATTAACAGCAGGGACTTTGGGGGCAAAACAGGCCTAGGTGTACATGCTGGCCCTGCCCTTGCTAAGGAACCCTAGGCCAGTCAGTCCATCTCCCCGAGTCTCTCTTTTTCCATCCGTAAAATGGGCATGCATTTGTTCCTGACTCACTGGATAACTTTAAAAGATGATATGCTCAAGCAAGCTTCAGTCCTGTGCACACTGATGGACCCTCTGCAGTGCCACCACGCTTTTCCTGGGCTGCAGGCAAGGAGGGGGACCTTTGGGAAGGGAGGCAGCCACAGTCCCAGCTCTGGGGTCCTAGACTGATGGACTCCTCCTGGATCTCAGGCCAGCCCACCCAACCTCGTCCCAGAAGGCCCTTCATGTCCCTCCTCCATGTGATCATCTGTCTCCAAGACGGTTCCAGCTTCACGAGGGAACCTGGACCCCTCAAGCCCCAAAGGCAGCTCATTGCAaggagaaaaagtaattttagagAAGCAGGGGGCTTCGGTTGTTTAATTGCTTCTCCTTCTGCAGGCATTCACAACActcaactcacacacacacgcgcgtgtGCTGCCCGCTCCCCTTTCCCTGGTACATACACTGTAAGGGGGCAGCCACCACCAAAGTCAACCCTCCACCCCGAAAGGAACCAAAGTCCGTTCAGAAAACAAACTCCAACACGTAGTCCAAAagaaagtaacaaaacaaaacaaaaaatcccaaactTTACTTGCATTTagccattaataaataatttacagTATGTACACGCGGTGACACCCCACACAGGTCGCAGACATGGGACACAGTGAGGGGCCCCCACTTCCAAGCAGAACGTGATCAAACACAACCAAAATAAAGTGCTTCACTTTTTACTTCCAACATAGGGACCATCTAAAAACCAGCAGGGAGGGGCCGGGGCTGCGCCTCCCACCCACCTGCCCGCCTAGCCCACAGCTTGGCAGAGAGAGGGAACCTCTcggagggggaggcagggaccAGTCCGCAGCCTCCCGGGCCAGTGTATGAGAGGTCCCTGGGCAACAGCAGAGGGGCGGTCGGGGATGTGGTGGGCGGGCGGGGACAGTGGGGCCTGCGGGGCTTCTGGGAGGATCGCCCTCTGGGGCACGGCCGCACCTTTAGGAGTGGAGCCCAGCTCGGTGCTGGTGCCCGGGGTTCTCTGAAACAGCAGCAGAGGTGGGACTGGTTCGGGGCTCCTCGGATGGGCAGCTTGGCTGACATGAGGTGGGAAAGTCTCCTGGCTGTGTGGCCACGGGGCTTAAGAGAAAGGCCTAGAAGGAGGAGATCCTGCCAGGGATGCTAAGGGCTGAGACACCTTCCAGGTCCTGCTCCTTTCCCCAGAATGCAGACCTGGGTGGacagggcagggagcagggctCTTGGGGGGCAGGTGAGGAGAAAGCAGAGGATCAGGGCAGGCCAGCTGGCCCTGTCCACTGAGTCTCCAGCCCGCACCCTGCGGCCTCAGCTCCCCTACTCACCGCCTCTTGCCACCTGCTGGGGAGGAAGGAACAGAAATCAAGGGGGTAGTTCTCTGTTTAGACATTTAGAAACAAAGACTCGACTTCCAAAGAACAGTGGGGACCGGGGGACAGGAGGATGGGCAGTGGGGGAAGGCGCCAGAGCAGGCATTGCCCAGAGCACGTGCCGACGACATGTGTCGTCCCCCACCTGCGGGGCCTGGTAACTGGGGCCTGAACCTGTGCCCAGCCAGGGCGCACACGGTGGTCTCTCCTTGGCTCGCAGGGAGGCCACAGGCGGGAAGGCACCAGGAGGGCACAACTTTTTGGCCAAAGGGTTACATTAGTTTTCTAAAGATGCCAAGCAGCACCCCGGGGGTGTCCTAAAGCCCAAGAGGAAAGGATGCCCTGCCTAGGGGTCCAGCCTTGAGGCTGCCTCGGGCCCCCCGGCTTTGTGTGTGcgagtgtgtatgagtgtgtgtgcgtggggTGGGCGCAGGTGGCCCGGGATGCACGTGCAGCAGTCAGCCGGGCCTGTTTCAGTGCATTGCAGGGGTGAGGGCAGGTCGACTCTGCCCACGCCCAGTGTCTCTGTTGGGGTGAGGGTTTAGGCCTGAGGGGCTCTGATTTGCACATTCACACGGCGGGGCGGGCGGAGAGGCGCAGCTCTCTCTCTGCACAGCTCTATGTCACAAACGTCACAGCACCAGTCACCACAACCTTGTCCCGGgccccaggggaggggagggaatgtCCCACGCCCCCAGCCCTTGCCAGCAGGCAGCCCAAGGCAGCTCGGAGGTACGCGGCCGCCGGAGCTCCTGACCCCTGCAGGGACTACGGGGCCACCGGGAGGCCACCGGCCCTCGTGCAGCCGCCGACCACTTCGGGGACGCCTCGCTCTCGGTCTAGGCGGCCTCCAGGAGCACAGGGAACAGGGACAGGAGTAGAAGGCTGCCGAGGAGGGGCCAGGGGGCCGGGGGCAGCCCTGCGGCAGCCGCCCGGCCCGGCGGCTCCCGAGTCCTCTCGTACAGGTGCAGCTTGTCCTTGTTGGAGTGGAGCATCTTGACGTCCTCCAGGGCGTAGTAGGCGGCCAGCGTGAAGTTCACGTCTCCTGTGGTGAGCAGGTCGAAGACGCAGGCCTGGTAGTAGAGGTCCTCCACGGGCAGCTTCTCCTTGCACTTGGCCACGGCCGTCTCGTATGGGAAGGTGTCGGGGGCTGAGGGGGCGGGGCTGGCGGCTGGTAGCCTGCGGGCGCCAGGGCCCTCGGCGCTGGCTCGGAAGGCCTGGAAGTCGATCTGCTGGTTGAGGGGGCAGCCCCTCAGGCAGAGGTAGAGGCCCTGGCTGTCCCGGTCTTCCACGGCGTTGACCACCTCCTCGGGCATGCGGACCGCGAAAGTCAGGTAGCCACCCACCTGGCGGACCACGATGGTGGTGCCGATGTACTTGGCCTGGATCTCCACGTGCTGGCCCGACACCTTCTCGGTGATCTTCAGGCTGTTGGCCCCGTGCTTGTCGCCGCCGTTCTTGGAGCCGTCGGCGAAGGCGGCAGGGAGCTCGTCCATCTCGGCCTGGTACACCTTCTGGTCCACGCACTCCTGGAAGTTCTTGAAGATGATGGTGAGCTGCGGGGCAAGGGGGCAAAGAGAGGGGGTGAGGCGGTGCCGGGAACTGTGGAGGGGACAAGGCCCAGCCCCATACTTACAATGCTCTGGACTGAGCGGAGGGATGGCAAGAGCCCCCAGGATGTCCCAGACCGCCCCTTCCCCACTGTGGTCACTGTTGAGTGCCACCTGCCCtattatgcatttaatatttttctttaaaacaatttgcatttttgcttaaaaatttttttgacttaGAAAGGGAACTTTATACTCCTCTCCTAAATAGAAAACCAGCTCATTTACTATATACAGAGAggaaccataaaaagaaaagcatggctaattaaaaatgaaaggtcGTTGTCCACTGTAGTAGGCTGAAGAATGGCCTCCAAGACATCAGGcgctaatccctggaacctgtaaatgttaccttatatgacaAATGGGATCTTGCAGTTGGGATTAGGTTAAGGATACTGAGGTGGAGAAATTATTCCtggtgggccctaaatgtaatcacGTGTGTCCTCAtaagatggaggcagagggagaCCTGACGGCAGAAGAGAAGGCGGGGTTTccacagaggcagagaccagAGGGATGTGGCCACAAGTTGAAGGATGCTGGCCACCAGCAGAGGCCTGGAAGAAGCAACGAACAGACTCTCCcctgaagcctccagaaggattggtcctgctgacaccttgatgctAGCCCCttgagactcatttcagactttTCGCCTTCAGAGGTATGAGAAataatttgtttgtttgaatcacttagtttgtggtacttgttacagcagcaataggaaacgaaTATGGACCACACGCCACAGGCTGAACATGACAGCAGGTAGAA
Protein-coding regions in this window:
- the RGMA gene encoding repulsive guidance molecule A → MQPPRERLVLTGRAGWMGMGRGAGPSALGFWPTFAFLLCSFPAATSSCKILKCNSEFWSATAGSHAPAPDDAPEFCAALRTYALCTRRTARTCRGDLAYHSAVHGIEDLMSQHNCSKDGPTSQPHLRTLPPPPGDSQERSDSPEICHYEKSFHNRAAAPNYTHCGLFGDPHLRTFTDRFQTCKVQGAWPLIDNNYLNVQVTNTPVLPGSAATATSKLTIIFKNFQECVDQKVYQAEMDELPAAFADGSKNGGDKHGANSLKITEKVSGQHVEIQAKYIGTTIVVRQVGGYLTFAVRMPEEVVNAVEDRDSQGLYLCLRGCPLNQQIDFQAFRASAEGPGARRLPAASPAPSAPDTFPYETAVAKCKEKLPVEDLYYQACVFDLLTTGDVNFTLAAYYALEDVKMLHSNKDKLHLYERTREPPGRAAAAGLPPAPWPLLGSLLLLSLFPVLLEAA